Part of the Catalinimonas alkaloidigena genome is shown below.
AAAGATGCTATACCCCAGATCCAACAATTTTTACAACAAAATAACCTTAACCAACTGGTAAGAGAGCAGGCTGAATACGGTTTGAGTCAGCTATTATAGTTAACATTAACCCTAGTTTTTAAGCGTTCATTATGAAAGTACTACCTATATTATTGATGACTTACTTTGTATTTCACTCCGCTATTGCTCAGCAGTACACTGCATCTTTTGATAGCAATACAAATAGTAACATTCTTCATCTCATGATTGAAGGTGGAGAAATCATTGTAGAAGGATATGCCGGTAAGGATGTAGTGATTGTTGCGGATGGATACGAAGCTCCTCCTGAAAAAGCCCGGGGCTTGACCGCACTATATGCTAACGGTAGGCAGGATAATTCCGGACTAGGATTGAGTGTGACCCGAGAAGGGAGCAAGATGCAGCTCATCAGCGTGGGGCATCAGGATATTGACTACACCATAAAAATTCCGGATCAAACTTCTATACTACTTCAGGCAGGACCTCAAAATGATGATATTATTATTCGTAATCTCAAAGGTGAAATTGAGCTAAAAGCTCATTCTGATGATGTTGAACTTGAGGGGATAAGTGGGCCTGTTGTTGCCAATAGTATTAGTGGAAATATCAAACTCAGTTTTGATGAGGTCAATACACATAAGCCAACCGCCATCAGTGTAGTGAGTGGAGATGTAGATATTTTTTTACCTTCTCAGACCAAAGCTGACTTCAAATTAAGTTCTGTCAGTGGAGAAGTATATACAGATTTTGACCTCAG
Proteins encoded:
- a CDS encoding DUF4097 family beta strand repeat-containing protein; amino-acid sequence: MKVLPILLMTYFVFHSAIAQQYTASFDSNTNSNILHLMIEGGEIIVEGYAGKDVVIVADGYEAPPEKARGLTALYANGRQDNSGLGLSVTREGSKMQLISVGHQDIDYTIKIPDQTSILLQAGPQNDDIIIRNLKGEIELKAHSDDVELEGISGPVVANSISGNIKLSFDEVNTHKPTAISVVSGDVDIFLPSQTKADFKLSSVSGEVYTDFDLSMNSERDENRKRNGMRKPIHGSINGGGVPIQISTVSGNIYLRKQE